From Lolium perenne isolate Kyuss_39 chromosome 5, Kyuss_2.0, whole genome shotgun sequence, a single genomic window includes:
- the LOC127301992 gene encoding F-box protein At3g22700 has protein sequence MVTDTYDVEQPMENHAASISRITSDVLHEILLRLPISSLLRFLRTCHQWRDVILDPCFVMGHASRAPEHLLLFLPRVDASASHKTLTPGRVKLFDEKWSVSTWAASSMEHDDHLFASCNGLLCFYRKYTLKIVNPTTGQTLHLSKPDGKLFRDLYYLYSFGFHPATAEYKLIYFHHEPRQGRSSGQPFCFDSIQVYTLGEDRWREIRAPKESCLVNLGVVNVDGAMYWITEEEVTCCGVAVMRFDLKDETFMTLRPPQLKACEATNGPCEAPDRSYYITEVDKKVCLVTVPFNCSAPRWRRYNAEVSGRMDVWMLESPTEDRWFLKYNIDVPSSAPRFVPQPCFIRGEKILLHDREGAAFSRDLQGDGMQIEECSEVKLLNFRPHRYYETQSYLYKETLVPLDVYAGAAIVRAPHWPRAPPGY, from the coding sequence ATGGTCACTGACACATACGACGTAGAGCAGCCGATGGAAAATCATGCAGCAAGCATCAGCCGCATCACATCAGATGTCCTACACGAGATCCTTCTCAGGCTTCCGATCAGCTCTCTCCTGAGATTCCTCAGAACATGCCACCAATGGCGCGACGTAATCCTCGACCCTTGCTTCGTCATGGGCCACGCTAGTCGTGCACCTGAgcacctcctcctcttcctgcctAGAGTGGATGCTTCAGCCAGCCACAAGACTCTCACGCCTGGCCGTGTAAAGCTCTTCGACGAGAAATGGTCCGTGTCAACATGGGCAGCATCGTCCATGGAACATGACGACCACCTCTTCGCATCTTGCAATGGCCTGCTCTGCTTCTACAGGAAGTACACGCTGAAGATCGTCAACCCCACGACCGGCCAAACCCTGCATCTCTCGAAACCGGACGGGAAACTGTTCCGTGACCTGTACTACTTGTACAGCTTCGGCTTCCACCCGGCGACAGCGGAGTACAAACTCATATACTTCCACCATGAGCCCCGACAAGGCAGGTCATCAGGGCAGCCGTTCTGCTTCGACAGCATCCAGGTGTACACCCTTGGAGAAGACAGGTGGAGGGAGATCAGAGCACCAAAAGAGAGCTGCCTGGTGAACCTCGGAGTCGTCAACGTTGACGGCGCGATGTACTGGATCACAGAAGAGGAAGTGACATGCTGCGGCGTGGCGGTCATGAGGTTTGATCTTAAGGACGAGACCTTCATGACCTTAAGGCCTCCGCAGCTCAAGGCTTGTGAGGCGACAAACGGGCCCTGTGAGGCTCCCGACCGCTCTTACTACATAACCGAGGTGGACAAGAAGGTGTGCCTGGTGACTGTCCCGTTTAACTGCAGCGCTCCCCGGTGGCGCCGCTACAATGCGGAGGTTTCGGGCAGGATGGATGTGTGGATGCTCGAGAGTCCCACTGAAGATAGGTGGTTTCTGAAGTACAACATCGATGTGCCGTCCTCTGCTCCGCGGTTCGTCCCTCAGCCATGCTTCATCCGCGGGGAGAAGATCTTGCTGCACGATCGCGAGGGTGCTGCGTTCAGCCGAGACCTGCAGGGCGACGGCATGCAGATCGAGGAGTGCAGTGAGGTGAAACTGCTGAACTTCAGGCCTCACAGGTATTACGAGACGCAATCCTACCTGTACAAGGAGACCCTTGTCCCGTTGGATGTGTACGCCGGGGCGGCCATTGTTCGCGCGCCGCACTGGCCTCGCGCCCCACCTGGTTACTGA